A region of Oncorhynchus tshawytscha isolate Ot180627B unplaced genomic scaffold, Otsh_v2.0 Un_contig_4570_pilon_pilon, whole genome shotgun sequence DNA encodes the following proteins:
- the atp5mf gene encoding ATP synthase subunit f, mitochondrial, protein MADRIVPLGEKRLMDVKLGELGSWLGKRDFTPNGVLASIRNGHDRYYNKYINVKKGGIGGVAMLLVGYVALSYMWEYDHLKHDRWRKYH, encoded by the exons ATGGCGGACAGAATAG TTCCCTTGGGTGAGAAGCGTCTGATGGATGTGAAGCTGGGAGAGTTGGGCTCCTGGCTGGGCAAGAGGGACTTCACTCCTAACGGAGTCCTCGCCAGCATCCGCAATG gcCATGACAGATATTACAACAAGTACATCAATGTGAAGAAGGGAGGTATTGGAGGCGTGGCCATGCTGCTGGTTGGATACGTGGCCCTCAGTTACATGTGGGAGTACGACCACCTCA aGCACGACCGCTGGAGGAAGTACCACTAA